gtacatgtattttctggGGTAGCATGATCGAAACATGCAAGCCTTTAATAATGACACAATAAGTACAATCCTAGCAAAAAAACCAATGAGTCCGCAGTATGAAGTACTTTAAATCtataataggaaaaaaaaacacagagatATAGAAATTCTTTTGTACATAATAATGTGTGATACATGTCCATGATGGAAAAGTCTGCTAACAAATGAAGTCGTCACTTACCCTGGAGTACACATCTATGATTACATAGATGCTGGGAAAATGAGCCAATCAAATTTGACTATGAAATCCTCATTCCTGGAATTTGCCAGCCATCTTGAAGAAGAAGATTTTAGAACTTGGCAAAgtgacataatattcatatataattatagctatccctacatgtaggtatccAGTATCacctaaaaagaaaaatataagatAACCAGAATTATTATCTAGACTAGAATGCAATCATACAATGTATTATATTTAAACTTGCTAAAGGCCTACATTACTGTTTATCGTTTAAACCATGGTTCTAGTAGGATCCCTGTTTGAACATAGAATTTCTCAAATTATGTCACAGAGTGTGTTTTGGTTTGTACACTAATCttatttgaaattataaattatcaTGTATGATTTTATGCAAACATCTGTAACCTTTCGTTATTGGAGGCAGTGAGATCAAAGATTGTTTATTTGTAGGCACAATGTTGAACTTTGTACATTGCATTCATAATCGTAAAATGAGtattaaaacatatttattatTGATTGTTCATGATTCTTATATTCACACATGGATCATGAATGTGAAATACTGGCAAATAGAATGTGCGAAAAAATCTTTGTTGTAGATTgtgaacaaatatttttatgggaaaaaaaaatcaaagttagAAGGAAATGACTTGGCTTTTTGGGCAATCTGCAAAAGATAATCTGCCATAAAAGTCCTCGCGGAAGCCTCTGGTTGGTGGAtttattttaatacattttatgcCAGTGGATAATCCAAGAAAAAGTTAATACAGAATCATTGAGTTGAACTTATTTGTATTTCTGCTTTTagggaccttttttttttactttgaaagAAAAGTTTTTATCAGCTTGATGGAGTTGCAGGGCCATTAAaacaaaagttcattgacttccTCCAACAATCAAATCTTAAAGCTTccacagtattttttttcaagttgagaaaagaactgaattgaattacaTGAAGTCAATCTTTCAGAGTCAAGGAAGAAaggaatatttttcattttcttagtAATTTCATCACTTTTAAGGAAATGTGGATAATAGATGGGCATTTCATGGATGTAAAGAtgtgaaattttaaatattCGCAACTTTggggaaggtttttttttatgcgGTGAaagttcaaaatactttacaaaATGGTAAAATGGTTGTGCTTTTAGTGGACGCTTTTACTTTTGACTAGCTGTTTGCAACATCTGTGAAATGTTGtacaaataaatattattaatcCACTTTTATCGCATCACATGTCCAACCATAGTCTATCAATGATATTTCTcggtttacatgtatatctcattGTAATAATGTATTATGACCTTCGATTGAACCGTTTCATAATAACCCCCACACAGCTGAACAAGGTACAAACTCCATATTTATAAAGCCTGATAAATCAGTTTGTCTGTTCTCTTTTGTAAACTTATAGTTATATAGCAAAAATAAGTGCATACTCCTACCAAAGATCATGTTAACTCGAATAGAAGAAAGAGTGAATAAaatggttgatatattttgccAGCAGTATTTCTATTCCTTAGATATATATTCTacatgggctaaacccatttttAACTAAAATTGCCTTTGGTCAATGCTATATCTGGTCTAGGACATGTacgtttggtctaatttccattttgtcaaatgaaaatttatgtgcCATCTTTTATACTGTTGTGTTTGGGCAGTATTGTGTATTATTAGCATTATGATCATCATGTGAGCTATGCATGCATGCACATGGCTCTTCTCAACCTGATACATGTTTATGATCCTATTTGATGACAAGAACTCAGAGTGAGTCACTTCAAAAGCATTTGTAATGATGCACAGAGGTCATACCCATAATGCACTTATTTCCTCCTAGACTGATAATCacatgtgtgtgagggtgtgtatgtgggtgtgtgtggtaGAGGGGTGTATCTAGGATGCTCATGGGAAAGGGAGGGGGTAACATTAGGGGTGGAAGTATAACAACTTTCCTAACAAAAAAGAAGAGTaaaaggatatacatgtagtatattaAGCTCTACATACAGTGTAGCAAGCACAATCCTATAAACAGGATTGGTAAGGGGGcagtgaggaggaggaggagcagcatgggggggggggcatgatcaGAGGTTAAGAAGATATTTAGATGACGGCCTGGGGTGCTCGCAgcataatattttatcaatcCAGATGGATATACATAATTTAGTCAAGTCAAAGtgggaaatttcattttttttcatttcatttacatcattttcaacaaaatataaatcaaataaatacaatcataacaagtcaacatctgaaaaaaatataccaaggTCATTAAATCAACTTGAAAAAGACCTattataagaaagttacatacaaaataatcatgTGCAAAGGATTTGTGatttataatttgtgaaaatggaggatcctactaaaaagcaaagcttgtatattGTGGGCTCCTCAAAATATGACAAACgagaaataaattttatatatatacaagtaATCCCACcccatcgaaaaaaaaatccacagcAGTGTCTGCCGTACATGTCGGGTTTTtcttaataaaacatatttcagttTCAATATTGTGATATATTGATACGAGATCTGAAATTCTAATGTACTTTTTAAAACCAATTTATTCATGCACAGTCAAATGTGGATAGTGGAATGTTTCTTCTTCTAAATTTTGTTATAATTCAAGTTCAGGGATGCATTTATCTTGAatgaaaatttttttaaattttcactcaCTGTCAGTCTGGTATTGTAACCATTTCCTTTGGTTTTGTTCTCAGTAGTTAGTTGAGGATTGAATAAATCCATCATGAGACCACAAATAAATTCCATAgattataatgatttatgtgGCTGAAAATGAGACACAAAAGCATGTTTTTTCTCTCTGTAGTCTCCCTAGTATGATTTTGTGTTATCATTTCCGAAAATAATACCTCTACAAAAGTATGTGAATTTAAACTATTTGCCTTTATGATTTATGGAAATAATTTGTTGAATTCTCTGCCAGCATTTTGTTAGAATTGATTTGGGTAAATGCCACTTCAAAtttcacaaatatatttttaaagtattgaATAAAGAATTTAGATCTGTACATGCAATTTTTTTAGAGTATTAAAAATGtattccatatattttttaaaggtgTTTGTACTTAAAAACATCAAGTGTATGAAAGGGAGGGGGTAGTCATATATCTCTTATTCCATCAAAATTTTCCCCTAATATTTATATTGACAATTGAAAAAAGCTTGAATATTTATAGGCAGAACAGTTTAATGTTTAGGGCTGATAAGTATCAAATTGTGTATTTTACTCTTGAGATATTGTCTAATACAgaagtttgttttgttttgtattatatATTTGCAGTAAGAAGCACAAGAAGACAAGGGAACTATGGTGGCAGGGGATTCCCCCGAGTATTAGAGGGCGTGTCTGGATGCTGGCCATCAAGAACGAACTCAATATCACTCACGGTTAGTAGTTCTAAGTTATTATATTTTGGCGTCATGTGTACCTGGGAGGCGAAAGCGAACTGAATCCCTATTACCCGCAGGTCATATATAACTGATTGGGTTTAGTGCAGTTGGACTGCTACACCGGGATTTCCCCCTACTCTTTCTTTTACGAATAATGCAGTGGGTTCTAAATGTGCAAAGGTAGCGACTCTCCTCTACACATTACATTACTTTCATGAGTTACAGGCTTTTTATAATGCGAGGGCGGATGGAGTATTTTGTACACATTCATGTGCAATCCCTAAAGATTAgtcatttgtgattgatttaCCTTTGCAAAATTCTACAAGGCATTTGTAAGAGTttggaaaatgtcaaaaatacaAAAGGGATATTTCTGGATTCTAAGATCTAACCTCTAGAAGAGTCGTAGAGGAAGTGTGTTTCCTTTGAGTTTCCGACTACGCATTTGGGTGTCTTTATTATCCCCATACTGGTCTGGAATTCATGTGACTTCAAATGTCTTTCAGGTGTATTCAGCTTTAAATTTACCAACCTTTATAACTGCATTGTAAAACTtcacataattcatataattgtcattttcatttgttgtcttgtattctttcttttgttttttttagaattatttGAAATCTTCCTTATCCGTGCCAAAGACAAAATCAAGATGTGTAGTGAATCAGAATCAGAGGGCATTGGTCTTGAAGAGAGTAAGTTTAATCTCATTTCAATTCTGTATGAAATGTaaggttgtttttttaatgcaaattcATGGAATTTTACTCACATTACTCGGTGGATGCACATGATCCATTGGCATTTGTATGATGTAAATTAACTGTTtgatataaatgtttcaataagAAAAAACACCTAACATTTCCATGTGGATATTATCAAATtgagaaacaaaattgaaaagaaaaagtgaTAGTTACTGCAAAGTAGCCACGATAATTTGATAAAGGTAAGTGTTAATTCTGTACAAAACATCACTCCACACGTCCCATGCATTATCGAATTGAAGGAAGGAATCGGAATTGAACATAACTTTTCCCTGTCCAATCAATCAAAATTCCAGTGACATTTGGAGGCTTGTAGTCAGGCCCTTCTGATTTCATTTCAACCCAGACAAATTCAGTTATAGAGAACAACATGCTGCTCAAAACATTTAAAGGTGCGTTCAGTAGACTTACTTGAGCTAGAATCCCAATCATAAACCACCTCTCAAAAcgttcacacacaaaaaaaacgaTTGTTGCAGGCCAACGTTCAACCATTTTTTCCTTCATCAGAGATGTTTTTCTCCTTATTTCAAGCCTACCCaccaaaaaaatacatgtaaaattcaCATTGGATTTCATGTCAAGCATATCCTTGCCTCATTTCCTTCAGACTTAAATTATGGCAATTTTGCCATTATTGCagctaccatggaaaccttgattttgattggctgctgagtcctgttaccatggtagtttataatggcaaagttaccgtaGTTGTAAGTCTTAAATGGGGGACCTGAACCAGAATAAGgccttttattttatcattattgagAATTCTTTTGCTCTCCTTCAAATTAAAACGCCTTTGATTTATGGAATTGCCTTTCACAGCATACCTTTTCCAGCATTTCATGATGTTCttatttgaaagacgtttatttTTGCAACCAATCAAAAATCGCTTGTCCTAAACCTCGGTTTGAAATAATGCCAATGAAAACTGCGTATCTAGGGTAAACAATGTTCATTCAAATGCTACCCAAGAGAACCCAACATGTTTTTGTTAAAATGTGTGCAATTGGTGCTAGTTCTAATAGATTTGATGAAAGAAGTTTACACAGTATTTCACACTTGAAAAGTTCTGAAAAAAAGTGATGACAAAATCAATTGATGCGATGTCAAATCATTGTCTTTATCTAGGtgatttaaaagaattttcCTATTGATTGCCTAGTTTCATAATTTTGCTAGAAAAGACTTGATTTATGGTAATGAAGGCATCATGTTCTTTATGATGATGTGTTGAATATTAAAACCAGCCAACCATGCAATAGAAATTATGGCATACTGGTTTATAGTCCATAGCCTCCTTTTCTCATCAATTAGGCTGGTAATTAAATATTCATGCCTTTTAAAAATAGGAAAACAATTACCTAATGTTCCCTTTTTATTGTCTGGAGGCCTTCAGTGTAGATGAATTTCGTCAAGctaattgtaatcatgattaacctattttatctccctctttctgtctctctctctcttgcctTATCTAGTTCATGCTGCTAGTCGAGAGAACAGCGTTGATGTTATCAAGCTAGATGTAGCAAGGACATTCCCGCATTTATGTATATTTCAGAAGGTAAACAGGAGAGGAATGGGGAGTGGCATTTACACCTTCCCAATCAGCAAAAATACCTTGTATTTCTTTGGAGAATGTTTCATGAAGCATgttttcagtgattttcactgacaaatttgctctagGCCAATCAGATGCgaggattttggtagcttataacaatgtTTATTGAAAATCAGTGactattgttttgtgaaatactTCCCTAATTAGGAATTGTATCTTACTCTGAGAATACCTATTTTACCCAATGTAATAGCGAAGTGTTTGTAATATTCCTGATAGAGATAGGATAACGCATAACTATATTTAAGTATAACACTCTTTAGTCTTCTTGTAAGCCTAAAAGTTGGAGAACTTTATCTGGTTGAAGCAGTTTTTAATGCTTCAAATAAATTATTAGATATTTTGAGGCCTAAACAAGCTCTCGTAATTCACAGGTATTTTACTGATCGGACATGTGTGAAGAACCGTTGAGAGCCAATGCTGATTATGTGATGAGCTAGGCCCGAGCATTGTATGGCAGCCATGCAAACATTGCTGTCAAgtgcaaattcatgttcaatcGTGCATCCGAGTATAAAGTGGGGCTATTAAAAGGGTTGGTGGGGAAATTGATTCTACTTTTAGTAGTTGTGTTACATTAATGAGGGAAGATGGTAAAAATACAGAACTTTAGGATGGAAAGGGGGTTGGTAACAAAGATTCTGGTTGGTATACAAAATGGAACATTGCCTCTTGGTCTAcacccattttgtctaattactATTTGATCTCATCCCatatggtctaatcctagttcattaaccaccatttggtctaattgccacaaagcccattttccattttgtctaatttccggATAGCCTATACTTATTTTGTAGAATATCCACCCGATGTAACACCACTTTATTAGATGAACAGTACATAAACCagatttttctttgaaaagtgcaaaaagttggtagacgaaatggaaattagaccatctgaGCATTAGactatgggcaattccatgaaataatcaacctttttgtacgtctgacccccatttttctcaagttttacttcactttataaactgaccaagttatggtcatttgagagcattgcagactgtcaaaagaacaagaaatcagagacagaaaatttcatgaaggtcccacatataggaagtcggacgtacatattttatagaATGGCCCCTATATGACAATTAGCccatattagaccaagtggtaattCACAGCTctaccagcccccccccccctccattccaTTCTATTAATCTCTTTAATGAATACTCATGTAATTAGGTTGCAGAAAAATTGTTCAAGGACAATTACATTAATGATGTAGCTTTCAACGATGAAATGCTAACTTCATGATTACATTATGTGTTTGGAAGTGGCATCATTCTCCAATTTCATGGTTTGGAAATGTCTATTTTAGGAGCTTAATCAACAGAAACGGTACAGTGTATTTACTTTTTCGTCATGGTTTGGTTACATTATCCAATTTGTATGAGCCATGGAGATATTCACATATTCAGGAGTGATGACTCTATCAGTGTTTGTTTCATCTATGTTACTGTATAGGCACTTCATTTTGAACATGAATGATATTTTTACTTGAAATACAAATTTGATAGGCAATAAAAGTATAagaatttaatattttgataaactttTCTCAATGCAGAGGCTTTACAGTTCTAAAAGGaccaaaaatacatgtatgccgACATAAcccaaaggttagcgattgattatATGCTTGCTTTtcgcgattgattgtacattgtcagcaatgcaatcaatcatgtaaaaaaaatttctacaaaaattgctaagctttgtgttacgggcccctggtgtgtCAAGAAGCCTCTTCAGTGAATTATTCTGTCATGGAAAAATTTAATAAGAACGTatacattttgttattttcatcttttgtaTACTAGTAATGCATTTCTCACTTTTCTTGAATATAGGGAGGTCCTTACTTCGATCTACTTCATGGTGTGTTAGGAGCTTATGCATGCTACAGACCAGATGTGGGATATGTAAGTTAAACCTCGGGAAAGACCGTGAGATTTCAGGTCACCACACTCCATGCAACTGATATATGACCTGATTTTGGAAGGAGcagcattttgcttattttcacataatataATCAAATAGAATGATCTTATTTGGGGTTGAGAATAAGTATTAGAATAAGATTACAAGTTTGATTGATCGCAAGCCTTTACTTAGCAGTATGATGATGTTATAAGCCCGATAAGGAAAGCAAAGCAACCAGTAACCACGAGAAATCAGATATCAGGAAATAATATATGATACTTTCAATAAGAggaaatcaattttatttcattcctattattattttcactAATTCTAATTTGATAGTTGAAAGGGATGTCATTCTTATCCGCTGTATTTCTGGTGTAATATGGCTGATGCTTTCATTTGTTTGTAACCTCCTAAATTTAGACAGTTACCTCAAGTAATCAGATACTTGCAGAGTATAAGGAAATAGGATCATTTGCTTATGCATGCCCAACTTTCTGGGatagccttcctgaagacatCAAAAAAATGTACCTCAGTCGAAAATCTTCTCAAAACTCTTATTTAAATCTTAGCTCTTTATGCAGCTTGAGCACTCTACGGAGTGGATTTAgcgctttataagtcacattgttattaatattattattattattattactattattattattattattgttattattatcatcatcatcataaatgatGAATTATACTTTTCAGAAGAGGAAATCACGTTTTTCAAAAtgctaaataaatcaattccaAAATTAAGTTCATAGtatttatgttctttttttcACTAATTCTAATTCTAATTAATAGGTGCAAGGGATGTCGTTCATAGCAGCAGTATTTCTGCTGTATCTCGACGTAGCTGACGCTTTCATTTGCTTCGCCAACCTACTCAACAAGTCTTGCCAGCTAGCTTTCTTTAGGCTTGATCAACAAGTTGTAAGTTTTTACCGATCCTTCTAGTTTTTCTCTTTaactattgatatttttttagtgTCTTTGCAGAGAAGTTAGAGATTTCTAGAATTCAAACCTGTGAGATTTTCATCAATAGAAgaaacctggtgggtgtttcataaagctgttcgtaagataagagcgactttaagaacgactggtgatcctttcttttggtaaatggtatacgccattggcgatggtttggcgcgtaagaaaggttcaccagtcgttcttaaagtcgctcttaacttacaaacagctttatgaaacagccccccaGTAATTTCAACTCCTAATGATAAGCATTTTGCTTCTTGTGAATGGTTTGACTGTTTTCACTGATTTTGGATTCTGTTCAGTCTGGCTCACACCTTTTCGTTTTGAGCTTGCATTCTGCTGCGTATTGCCCGAATGCAGACAGCGGCAGGCAAAGGCAACACAACATAACAAGCTTATACGAGTTCAATGTGCAAACTAACGCAGAGTCCTTGCATTCTAGCTCGGATGTTTGACATTTTCAAACATCTGCCACTGAACGCAACCAAAATCCATACAAAGAAAGACGAGCGGCGACGAGCAAATTCTAGAAAGGACGCGCGAGTACAAGCAGCGAGCAATAGAGAGCAGCTTGTGCATGCATTAACGCAGCGTTTCTGTTTGATTACCTCGACTACCTCGCTCTAGCTCGCATCACCTCTCTTGACTGTGTGCAACTCTGTACGAGCTGCGACGAGCTTGTACGCAAAAGTGTGATTGCAACCTAATATTTTGCTGCGTCAGGCTGCGCATTGCATTAATACGCAGCTTAAAATGCAAAGCTGTGAGCCATGCTTTAAAATCATTACTCAATGGTTGACCACatcatcctttaaaaaaaaagataaataaataaaaatgcacagaacaaagaaaatacaatcacaaaCCTCTTATGGTAACTGAGTGGTAGAGCGCCCGGCTCATAAACGTAAGGCCATGGGTTCAATCTTCAACTGAGTCATACTAAAGGCTTATCAAATGTGACCTACCTCATTGTAGTACTCGATGTACGAGTAGGGTTATACATATTGCATTATGAAAATTTGGGGCCAAATGGAAAGACAGCTACTAGCTGAATTGCTTCCATTGGTGAATAagaattattatcaatattattattaattgatccatcatttttttccccttttttccaCAGATGCAATCCTACTTCAATGCCTTTGAGGAGTATTTTCAAGACAGTCTCCCTCGTCTCTTTTCTCACTTTGATGAACTTGGCATCTCACCAGACCTATACATCATTGACTGGTATGTTTTAATCTGCCTTGACTCCTCAATTTCGAACAGtcattaatattctttttttttttttacattaagaTAATGAATAGGGATAATACCATCCGTCAAATTGTATGATAATACTAAAATGTCAATGGAGTGTTGCCAATTTGcttttttaaaacaatgattttgttgttttcaatgCATTGCCAATTTAGAGTCTGTAATGATTAGCTTAAGTTTTACCAAGGGTAACTCCTTGGTTTAACCACATCTCCACATCATTGACTGGTAGATTTGCTTGAATTTGAAGGTCACCCTCACAagaagtttattgtaaaaaataacagaaaaatgatattttagaaaaaaaagcttCAAAGATTACaaagaattttaaattttttcaaGGGAAATTGAAGAATTATGTCAACACTTATGGAGAATTTTGTGacaattttcaggaaaaaaatgaagttttcaaaatttctttcaaatgcCCCCACTGTGTATGACCATCTGCTATGAAACAGAGTTCCAGTCCTATTTCTGTGAAGTGAATATTAGGTATGAAGTTACACACTGTTTGATGTGAACCATGAAATGATGCTATTCAGTAGAAGCTTTAGTAGAaatatgtggagcgttgtggcccagtgaattagtcttctgactttgaaacagagggtcgtgggttcgaatcccagccatggcgtaatttccttcagcaagaaatttatccacattgtgctgcactcaacccaggtgaggtgaatgggtacccggcaggattaattccttgaatgcatgagcgctgaaaggcagctcgagctaaagcaggggtagtaataataataacatcgcgccttgtattagaatatttctagaaagatggcgctatataaatgcctattattattactaaaatGAAGAGAATAGCTGAAGAATTATTTAATTGCTATCATTGTTTGCCCATGCAGGATGTACACTCTGTACAGTAAGTCGTTACCTCTGGACGTGGCCTGTAGGGTCTGGGATGTGTTCTTCAGAGATGGGGAAGAACTGCTCTTCAGAACGGCTTTAGGTGAGTGTCTGCCATCACATATTGGGTACGGTCAGACCTGTCTATAATGATCACCCAAAGGGGAATAGAAAATGGGTCTTCAGGCCACCGTGCACAACTTATAACTGGTCATTtcctgaaaatga
The genomic region above belongs to Lytechinus pictus isolate F3 Inbred chromosome 12, Lp3.0, whole genome shotgun sequence and contains:
- the LOC129272493 gene encoding TBC1 domain family member 12-like, producing the protein MAQQLKYEDGIKSSLHVWQNEILPKWDEVKKHKKTRELWWQGIPPSIRGRVWMLAIKNELNITHELFEIFLIRAKDKIKMCSESESEGIGLEEIHAASRENSVDVIKLDVARTFPHLCIFQKGGPYFDLLHGVLGAYACYRPDVGYVQGMSFIAAVFLLYLDVADAFICFANLLNKSCQLAFFRLDQQVMQSYFNAFEEYFQDSLPRLFSHFDELGISPDLYIIDWMYTLYSKSLPLDVACRVWDVFFRDGEELLFRTALGVLSLYEEVLLNMDFIQAAQFLTNIPVTIDSDKLFKHVGSIDMHQKKFGQILMQHLSSNLANQSGS